A single genomic interval of Anopheles marshallii chromosome 2, idAnoMarsDA_429_01, whole genome shotgun sequence harbors:
- the LOC128707488 gene encoding CCAAT/enhancer-binding protein-like — protein MESPQMYDTNQIQVRSDIKKLTMAANNGVNGTNGTANGASPTNNNSPTAINQNTLALKQQQQQQQHQQTQQQVQQQVQQQVQQQVQQQTQQQVQLGQHPSNGASGLLSNGNLLSKQMLQQIQYSQSELDELTSQEISLDLQHLIDDQFRDPEALGIFTEMVTVGSTNGTMANPLVQSAAAKALQLQQARLSQHTNGGNSYQRSLAYMPQPVHTGAAYGSTSSDENSSVGSSADSANIKEEPVDPNEYRRQLLANGASGGAQFMGTINGYQGLPGSGGGAGGGGGATPNGVSGALGAAGGTTPSYVTNGNGNSFSSLTPATVLHHQALPHLSGAAHLANLTKHSKMLPHVGRKTQQKTVDKGTDEYRRRRERNNIAVRKSREKAKVRSREVEEKVKTLLKEKDVLIRKIEEKNNEIALYKQLYMHLMNHSNPEINQICRSALNLSNMGDHM, from the coding sequence ATGGAATCGCCTCAAATGTACGATACGAATCAAATCCAAGTGCGCAGTGATATCAAGAAGCTAACGATGGCCGCGAACAATGGCGTGAACGGTACGAACGGTACGGCCAACGGGGCCTCGCCGACCAACAACAACTCTCCGACGGCAATTAATCAGAACACGCTGGCGctgaagcagcaacagcagcaacagcagcaccagcagacGCAACAACAGGTACAGCAGCAGGTACAGCAGCAGGTCCAGCAGCAGGTACAGCAGCAGACCCAGCAACAGGTACAGCTTGGTCAGCATCCGAGCAATGGTGCGTCCGGGCTGCTGTCCAACGGGAACCTGCTGTCCAAGCAGATGCTGCAACAGATACAGTACTCGCAGTCCGAGCTGGACGAGCTAACGTCACAGGAGATCTCGCTCGATCTGCAGCACCTGATCGACGACCAGTTCCGCGATCCGGAAGCGTTGGGCATCTTCACCGAGATGGTCACCGTCGGCAGTACGAACGGTACGATGGCCAACCCGCTGGTACAGTCGGCCGCTGCCAAGGCACTCCAGCTTCAGCAGGCACGTCTCTCGCAGCACACGAACGGTGGCAACAGTTACCAGCGATCACTCGCCTATATGCCCCAGCCCGTGCATACGGGTGCGGCCTACGGCAGTACCTCCAGCGATGAGAACAGCTCCGTCGGATCGTCCGCCGACTCGGCCAACATCAAGGAGGAACCGGTCGATCCGAACGAGTACCGTCGGCAGCTGCTAGCGAACGGCGCATCCGGTGGTGCTCAGTTCATGGGCACCATCAACGGCTATCAGGGATTACCGGGGTCGGGTGGTGGAgcgggtggtggcggtggcgcgACACCAAACGGAGTATCCGGTGCGCTAGGTGCGGCTGGCGGTACGACACCGAGCTACGTCACCAACGGTAACGGCAACAGCTTCTCCAGCCTAACGCCCGCCACCGTGCTGCACCATCAGGCACTGCCCCACCTGTCCGGGGCCGCGCACCTGGCGAACCTTaccaaacacagcaaaatGTTACCGCACGTCGGTCGCAAAACGCAGCAAAAAACCGTCGACAAGGGTACGGACGAGTACCGGAGGCGACGGGAGCGGAACAACATCGCGGTCCGGAAGTCACGCGAGAAGGCGAAGGTGCGGTCGCGCGAAGTGGAGGAAAAGGTGAAGACACTGCTGAAGGAGAAGGACGTGCTGATACGCAAGATCGAGGAGAAGAACAACGAGATCGCACTGTACAAGCAGCTGTATATGCACCTGATGAACCACAGCAATCCGGAGATCAACCAGATCTGTCGCAGTGCGCTTAATCTGTCCAACATGGGCGACCACATGTGA